The sequence below is a genomic window from Nitrospirota bacterium.
GTTTCTTCTTCACAAAGCCATTAAATCTGTGCAGTAAGCGTCCCCTTATGCTGTTTTTCTGCAAAGGCTAATTCAAAGAGACAATTAGCAGCTTTGGCAACCTTATCTGCCCCACCTGGCTGAAAATATATCTCACCACAGCCGTGACACACCCATGCCTTTATTCCGGAAAGTTTAACCTTGATTCCTTCTCTTTCAAATTCCTGGGTAATTAATTTATTCTCTAAAGTGCCGCCACACTCCGAGCAAGGCTGATCCATTAATAAACCCTTTTGCTTTTTCATATTTTTTTTCCTCTTTTTGTTGGACTAATCCACCACGGTTTTTGGGGTATATATGCCGTAACAATGTCTACAAAGTCAGACATTGAATAATCACAAATAACGTGCAAGGGGGAAATAGTGGTTTCAGAAAAATGAAAGTTTCCAAATATAAGACACCGATGGTCGTCAGTGT
It includes:
- a CDS encoding DUF4258 domain-containing protein gives rise to the protein MLKSNPNNAVLESITERVKAGKYRLRIHAVRHMIEEGFSEGNIIQSIIGGGDIIENYTDDHRCLIFGNFHFSETTISPLHVICDYSMSDFVDIVTAYIPQKPWWISPTKRGKKI
- a CDS encoding YgiT-type zinc finger protein, translating into MKKQKGLLMDQPCSECGGTLENKLITQEFEREGIKVKLSGIKAWVCHGCGEIYFQPGGADKVAKAANCLFELAFAEKQHKGTLTAQI